One window from the genome of Musa acuminata AAA Group cultivar baxijiao chromosome BXJ1-4, Cavendish_Baxijiao_AAA, whole genome shotgun sequence encodes:
- the LOC103982650 gene encoding uncharacterized protein LOC103982650 isoform X1, with product MWFLVLYLVEFEAVQHIPWDFRNMAGDGFKVKLHVYDLSQGLARQLSATFLGKAIEAVWHTGLVVYGKEYYFSGGIQHDPAGKTPYGNPVRIVDLGVTHVPEEVFEEYLQEISPRYTGATYSLLSHNCNNFSNEVAQFLVDTTIPDYILRLPNEVMSSPMGALILPMIQQLETTLKSGTVPQAPQFASAAAVAVMPAAPSAVTSSPTTTDASVQATGKDVNSGISPAKVPDNGNVVPPAVQPASARGEENSLVAGDPLGEARNMVQEEIAREFTAIMATGTLRASEAAALAARRVMERHGLVNAPMQRG from the exons ATGTGGTTCCTCGTATTAT ATTTGGTTGAATTTGAAGCTGTACAGCATATACCCTGGGATTTTAGGAATATGGCGGGG GATGGGTTTAAGGTCAAGTTACATGTATACGATCTTAGCCAAGGACTTGCTAGGCAGCTTTCGGCGACATTTTTGGGAAAGGCCATTGAAGCTGTTTG GCACACTGGTCTCGTAGTCTACGGAAAGGAATACTACTTCTCAGGAGGCATTCAACACGATCCGGCCGGAAAGACCCCCTATGGAAATCCAGTCCGGATTGTGGATCTGGGGGTGACACATGTACCTGAGGAAGTCTTCGAGGAGTACCTGCAGGAGATCAGTCCACGATATACGGGTGCCACCTACAGCCTTCTCAGTCACAATTGCAACAACTTTAGCAATGAGGTAGCACAGTTCCTTGTGGACACCACAATCCCAGACTACATCCTCCGGTTACCCAATGAAGTCATGAGCAGCCCAATGGGAGCATTGATCC TTCCTATGATTCAGCAACTAGAAACAACTTTGAAGTCGGGCACTGTACCTCAAGCCCCTCAGTTCGCTTCTGCCGCTGCTGTCGCTGTGATGCCTGCTGCACCTAGTGCTGTTACTTCAAGCCCAACCACGACGGATGCCTCTGTACAAGCCACCGGCAAAGATGTCAATTCTGGGATTTCACCAGCTAAGGTTCCTGACAACGGAAATGTGGTTCCACCTGCTGTTCAACCAGCTTCAGCAAGAGGGGAGGAGAATTCTCTGGTGGCAGGCGATCCCCTGGGCGAGGCTCGCAACATGGTCCAGGAAGAGATCGCAAGGGAATTTACTGCGATCATGGCAACTGGGACACTTCGTGCAAGCGAGGCTGCTGCCCTGGCGGCGAGGAGGGTTATGGAAAGACATGGACTGGTAAATGCGCCAATGCAGCGAGGATAG
- the LOC103982647 gene encoding uncharacterized protein LOC103982647 isoform X1, whose translation MTMESADLEGQEQARNERAASPSLDNSAEFREDDHSDFSVFDAKLEFEKIMSKIPLYLEIKQPKLHRRCRQIQRSLPCSNSQNHLSGTNKNLAPSFFAGLEEISCESHVILYGNKSLLNIPASMTASGYILKTSKLMDITRNINNLSKFFPECSPFVQSGNIVMSPSARWVHDFIQGNVKGSGPIKGSLSFDPVKQDVHMKQIISRLAGNVEMKFSDSSSFPRICSPLLENAKPLAEPPRKQSSDAKFSQELMFSCSSLESTSSYQSTSPAHGCASSALLHCVWESDIRYFLFTMDADDGGKVYAASPLKIKPSVDKSLDYIYLFHSWKAIGNESKKNVISASPVVGKMKVSSSVIVNSNRSKFIETEFVLFGANEKHSAENKSSSNPKKKNMHFRKMAVIFRPSHSSKHSPKIKVSITGSGFGDLCQFFSGEQQIIDEPDCSEHLLNDFLPNRELAAIVVRDYGCNVSKGVAFGGWGLKFLEKVELDDADSSREPPSSSSESCKERFICDRETIARNVTVLVPAGFHGGSFTRAGGPSSLTERWKSGGQCDCGGWDIGCPIKVLNNNSICSLVLPKAKVEGDCKSFELFTEDVKHSEPTLKVLNVSKDMYAVKSGSTLSALQSFAIAVAMIHSQTPDLYPNL comes from the exons ATGACAATGGAAAGTGCAGATTTGGAAGGGCAAGAACAAGCAAGGAATGAACGAGCTGCATCTCCTAGTTTGGATAATAGTGCAGAATTTAGGGAAGATGATCACTCAGATTTTAGTGTTTTCGATGCTAAATTGGAGTTTGAGAAGATTATGAGCAAAATACCTTTGTATTTGGAAATCAAACAACCAAAACTTCACAGAAGATGCAGGCAAATCCAAAGATCACTTCCATGCAGCAACTCTCAGAATCATCTTTCTGGTACCAACAAAAATCTTGCACCATCATTTTTTGCTGGTCTTGAAGAAATTAGTTGTGAATCTCATGTTATTCTTTATGGAAACAAATCATTGTTAAACATCCCTGCTAGCATGACAGCCTCCGGTTACATCTTGAAGACCTCAAAGTTGATGGATATAACTCGAAACATAAACAATTTAAGCAAATTCTTTCCTGAATGTTCACCTTTTGTTCAGTCAGGAAACATAGTCATGAGTCCTTCAGCTAGATGGGTTCATGATTTTATACAAGGAAATGTGAAGGGAAGTGGGCCGATAAAAGGCTCATTGTCTTTTGATCCAGTTAAGCAAGACGTTCACATGAAACAAATTATATCAAGATTGGCCGGTAACGTGGAAATGAAATTCTCAGATTCATCAAGCTTTCCTAGGATTTGTAGCCCATTGTTAGAAAATGCAAAAccactcgcagaacctccgaggaAACaatcatctgatgcaaaattctcTCAGGAGTTGATGTTTTCTTGCTCGAGTCTGGAATCGACTTCATCCTACCAGTCTACTTCACCTGCACATGGCTGTGCCAGCTCAGCACTTCTTCACTGTGTCTGGGAGAGTGACATTCGTTATTTCTTATTCACCATGGATGCTGATGATGGAGGTAAAGTATATGCGGCCAGTCCTCTGAAGATCAAACCCTCTGTTGACAAGTCTCTGGATTACATTTATCTGTTCCATTCGTGGAAAGCTATCGGAAATGAGTCAAAGAAAAATGTTATCAGTGCTTCACCTGTTGTTGGAAAGATGAAGGTATCAAGCTCTGTAATCGTTAACTCGAACAGATCAAAATTCATAGAGACTGAGTTTGTCTTGTTTGGTGCTAATGAAAAACATTCTGCAGAAAATAAGTCATCATCTAATcccaagaaaaaaaatatgcatTTTAGAAAGATGGCTGTGATATTTAGACCAAGCCATTCGTCAAAGCACAGCCCTAAAATCAAGGTTAGTATAACAGGTTCTGGATTTGGTGATCTCTGTCAATTCTTTTCTGGCGAGCAGCAAATTATCGATGAACCAGATTGTTCCGAACACCTTTTAAATGATTTCCTACCCAATCGCGAGTTGGCTGCAATAGTAGTCAGAGATTATGGATGCAATGTCTCAAAAGGAGTTGCTTTTGGCGGTTGGGGACTCAAGTTCCTTGAGAAAGTTGAACTTGACGATGCTGATTCTTCTCGAGAGCCAccctcatcttcttctgaaaGTTGTAAAGAAAGATTTATATGTGACAGAGAGACTATTGCTAGGAATGTAACTGTTCTAGTCCCAGCTGGATTTCATGGTGGGTCATTTACCAGAGCTGGTGGCCCTTCTAGTCTCACTGAGAGATGGAAGTCAGGTGGACAGTGTGACTGTGGTGGGTGGGATATTGGATGTCCTATAAAAGTATTGAACAATAACTCTATCTGTTCACTTGTTTTGCCCAAGGCTAAGGTCGAAGGGGATTGCAAGTCATTTGAATTGTTTACAGAG GATGTAAAGCACAGTGAACCCACTCTCAAAGTGTTGAATGTGAGCAAAGACATGTATGCCGTTAAATCTGGATCAACTCTATCAGCTCTGCAGTCTTTCGCCATAGCAGTTGCGATGATCCATTCACAGACACCAGATCTATATCCAAATCTGTAA
- the LOC135670250 gene encoding probable inositol transporter 2, with translation MEGGVHKADKTEFKECFNLTWKQPYILRLAFSAGIGGLLFGYDTGVISGALLYIRDDFESVDRSTVLQETIVSMAVAGAIIGAGFGGWLNDRFGRRPSIILADLLFFVGAIIMAAAPIPGIIILGRIFVGFGVGMASMTSPLYISEASPARIRGALVSTNGLLITGGQFFSYLINLAFTKAPGTWRWMLGVAAVPALVQFLLMLSLPESPRWLYRKEREEEAVDILRRIYPAEEVEAEIEALRLSVEAEIAEEGSIGEYSLPGKLRKALSNVAVRRGLVAGILCQVAQQFVGINTVMYYSPTIVQLAGFASNSTALALSLITSGLNALGSIVSIYFVDRAGRRRLLLLSLIGIVTCLALLSGVFFGATKHSPAVSKEETQLFGNYTCPAFNPISGMEWTCMDCMRATSECGFCAHEGNKLLPGACLQSDSTIRDACHANHREWYTRGCPSNFGWLALVALGAYIVSYSPGMGTVPWIVNSEIYPLRYRGLCGGLAAVANWVSNLIVTQTFLSLTEALGTAPTFLLFCGISAVAFVFIFLLVPETKGLSFEEVEKMLESNDYKAWHGARTQESKIP, from the exons ATGGAAGGCGGTGTTCACAAAGCAgataaaacagaatttaaggaatGCTTTAATTTGACATGGAAGCAGCCATATATCCTTCGTCTGGCATTTTCTGCTGGCATTGGTGGTCTGCTTTTTGGTTATGATACAG GTGTTATCTCTGGAGCACTTCTTTACATTAGAGATGACTTCGAATCAGTTGATCGGAGCACAGTGCTGCAG GAAACCATTGTCAGCATGGCTGTAGCTGGAGCTATAATAGGAGCTGGATTCGGTGGATGGTTGAATGACAGATTTGGAAGAAGACCTTCGATTATATTGGCTGATTTGTTGTTCTTCGTTGGTGCTATAATAATGGCTGCTGCGCCAATTCCTGGAATTATAATTCTTGGGAGGATCTTTGTTGGATTTGGAGTCGGGATGGCTTCTATGACCTCTCCACTGTACATTTCTGAGGCTTCTCCTGCAAGAATTAGAGGTGCTCTTGTTAGCACTAACGGGCTACTGATAACAGGAGGACAATTTTTTTCTTACCTTATAAATCTGGCATTCACCAAG GCACCTGGTACTTGGCGATGGATGCTTGGGGTTGCAGCAGTTCCAGCACTTGTTCAATTTTTGTTAATGTTGTCCCTTCCTGAGTCACCTAGATGGCTGTATAGAAAG GAAAGGGAAGAGGAAGCTGTAGACATCTTGAGAAGGATATACCCTGCTGAGGAGGTTGAAGCAGAAATTGAGGCTCTACGACTATCAGTTGAAGCTGAAATTGCTGAGGAAGGTTCGATTGGAGAATATAGTTTACCTGGTAAGTTAAGGAAGGCATTGAGCAATGTAGCTGTCCGGAGAGGACTCGTTGCAGGCATTCTCTGCCAGGTTGCTCAACAGTTTGTGGGTATCAACACCGTTATGTATTACAGTCCCACTATTGTTCAGTTGGCTGGCTTTGCTTCTAACAGTACTGCCTTAGCACTTTCTCTAATAACCTCTGGGCTCAATGCCCTTGGATCCATAGTCAGCATCTACTTTGTTGACAGAGCTGGGAGGAGAaggttgttacttctcagtttgaTTGGTATCGTAACCTGTCTTGCATTACTTAGCGGTGTGTTCTTTGGAGCAACAAAACACTCGCCAGCGGTTAGCAAAGAGGAAACACAACTATTCGGCAATTACACATGTCCTGCTTTCAACCCAATCTCAGGCATGGAATGGACGTGTATGGATTGCATGAGAGCAACTTCTGAGTGTGGCTTTTGTGCTCATGAAGGGAATAAA CTTCTTCCCGGAGCATGCTTGCAGTCGGATTCTACGATTAGAGATGCTTGTCACGCCAATCATCGTGAGTGGTATACTCGAGGATGCCCAAGCAACTTTGGATGGTTGGCTCTTGTCGCTCTCGGAGCATACATTGTATCTTACTCTCCTGGCATGGGCACTGTCCCTTGGATTGTCAACTCGGAGATATACCCCTTACGATACCGAGGACTCTGTGGGGGGTTGGCCGCAGTAGCTAATTGGGTCTCCAATCTGATCGTCACGCAAACCTTTCTGAGCTTGACGGAGGCTTTAGGAACAGCTCCCACCTTCCTCTTGTTCTGTGGCATTTCTGCTGTTGCCTTTGTGTTTATCTTTTTGCTTGTACCGGAAACCAAGGGTTTGTCATTCGAAGAAGTGGAGAAGATGCTGGAAAGCAATGATTACAAGGCATGGCATGGAGCAAGGACTCAAGAAAGCAAAATaccataa
- the LOC135586791 gene encoding cyclin-dependent kinase inhibitor 5-like, whose product MGRYMRKPKFSGELTVMEGATHQPSLGVCTRARAMAAAAAARDSSLSYLELRSRRLEKPPASKPRDPAKVTPKSNPSSKLCSQKAGRVPTSNSGSLRSARMRSGSENDEDAPPYVEVSLDENDLEPESRERETTPCGLTRDSRTIGTPGSTTRSTYSTAAKWRMQNPICQDIPTTREMEEFFVGLERLQQQIFIEKYNFDPVNDRPLPGRYEWEELGS is encoded by the exons ATGGGGAGGTACATGAGGAAACCCAAGTTCTCCGGCGAGCTGACGGTCATGGAGGGCGCCACCCACCAGCCCTCCCTCGGCGTCTGCACCCGCGCCCGGGCCATGGCGGCCGCCGCCGCAGCGCGGGACTCCTCCCTCTCCTACCTCGAGCTTCGCAGCCGCCGCCTCGAGAAGCCACCGGCCTCCAAGCCCAGGGACCCAGCGAAGGTGACCCCCAAATCCAACCCGAGCTCTAAGCTTTGCTCGCAGAAGGCTGGCCGTGTTCCGACATCGAATTCGGGGTCGCTGAGATCCGCACGGATGAGGAGCGGTTCAGAAAACGACGAGGATGCGCCGCCGTATGTGGAGGTCTCGTTAGATGAGAACGATCTCGAGCCTGAATCGAGGGAAAG AGAGACTACACCGTGTGGTTTGACAAGGGATTCCAGAACAATAGGGACACCAGGTTCTACAACAAGATCTACCTACTCAACTGCAGCTAAGTGGAGAATGCAGAATCCTATTTGCCAAGACATTCCTACTACTCGTGAGATGGAAGAGTTTTTCGTTGGGCTAGAGAGACTCCAGCAGCAAATATTCATTGAGAA GTACAACTTTGATCCTGTGAATGACCGCCCACTCCCTGGTCGGTATGAATGGGAAGAACTCGGCTCCTAG
- the LOC103982647 gene encoding uncharacterized protein LOC103982647 isoform X2, translated as MSKIPLYLEIKQPKLHRRCRQIQRSLPCSNSQNHLSGTNKNLAPSFFAGLEEISCESHVILYGNKSLLNIPASMTASGYILKTSKLMDITRNINNLSKFFPECSPFVQSGNIVMSPSARWVHDFIQGNVKGSGPIKGSLSFDPVKQDVHMKQIISRLAGNVEMKFSDSSSFPRICSPLLENAKPLAEPPRKQSSDAKFSQELMFSCSSLESTSSYQSTSPAHGCASSALLHCVWESDIRYFLFTMDADDGGKVYAASPLKIKPSVDKSLDYIYLFHSWKAIGNESKKNVISASPVVGKMKVSSSVIVNSNRSKFIETEFVLFGANEKHSAENKSSSNPKKKNMHFRKMAVIFRPSHSSKHSPKIKVSITGSGFGDLCQFFSGEQQIIDEPDCSEHLLNDFLPNRELAAIVVRDYGCNVSKGVAFGGWGLKFLEKVELDDADSSREPPSSSSESCKERFICDRETIARNVTVLVPAGFHGGSFTRAGGPSSLTERWKSGGQCDCGGWDIGCPIKVLNNNSICSLVLPKAKVEGDCKSFELFTEDVKHSEPTLKVLNVSKDMYAVKSGSTLSALQSFAIAVAMIHSQTPDLYPNL; from the exons ATGAGCAAAATACCTTTGTATTTGGAAATCAAACAACCAAAACTTCACAGAAGATGCAGGCAAATCCAAAGATCACTTCCATGCAGCAACTCTCAGAATCATCTTTCTGGTACCAACAAAAATCTTGCACCATCATTTTTTGCTGGTCTTGAAGAAATTAGTTGTGAATCTCATGTTATTCTTTATGGAAACAAATCATTGTTAAACATCCCTGCTAGCATGACAGCCTCCGGTTACATCTTGAAGACCTCAAAGTTGATGGATATAACTCGAAACATAAACAATTTAAGCAAATTCTTTCCTGAATGTTCACCTTTTGTTCAGTCAGGAAACATAGTCATGAGTCCTTCAGCTAGATGGGTTCATGATTTTATACAAGGAAATGTGAAGGGAAGTGGGCCGATAAAAGGCTCATTGTCTTTTGATCCAGTTAAGCAAGACGTTCACATGAAACAAATTATATCAAGATTGGCCGGTAACGTGGAAATGAAATTCTCAGATTCATCAAGCTTTCCTAGGATTTGTAGCCCATTGTTAGAAAATGCAAAAccactcgcagaacctccgaggaAACaatcatctgatgcaaaattctcTCAGGAGTTGATGTTTTCTTGCTCGAGTCTGGAATCGACTTCATCCTACCAGTCTACTTCACCTGCACATGGCTGTGCCAGCTCAGCACTTCTTCACTGTGTCTGGGAGAGTGACATTCGTTATTTCTTATTCACCATGGATGCTGATGATGGAGGTAAAGTATATGCGGCCAGTCCTCTGAAGATCAAACCCTCTGTTGACAAGTCTCTGGATTACATTTATCTGTTCCATTCGTGGAAAGCTATCGGAAATGAGTCAAAGAAAAATGTTATCAGTGCTTCACCTGTTGTTGGAAAGATGAAGGTATCAAGCTCTGTAATCGTTAACTCGAACAGATCAAAATTCATAGAGACTGAGTTTGTCTTGTTTGGTGCTAATGAAAAACATTCTGCAGAAAATAAGTCATCATCTAATcccaagaaaaaaaatatgcatTTTAGAAAGATGGCTGTGATATTTAGACCAAGCCATTCGTCAAAGCACAGCCCTAAAATCAAGGTTAGTATAACAGGTTCTGGATTTGGTGATCTCTGTCAATTCTTTTCTGGCGAGCAGCAAATTATCGATGAACCAGATTGTTCCGAACACCTTTTAAATGATTTCCTACCCAATCGCGAGTTGGCTGCAATAGTAGTCAGAGATTATGGATGCAATGTCTCAAAAGGAGTTGCTTTTGGCGGTTGGGGACTCAAGTTCCTTGAGAAAGTTGAACTTGACGATGCTGATTCTTCTCGAGAGCCAccctcatcttcttctgaaaGTTGTAAAGAAAGATTTATATGTGACAGAGAGACTATTGCTAGGAATGTAACTGTTCTAGTCCCAGCTGGATTTCATGGTGGGTCATTTACCAGAGCTGGTGGCCCTTCTAGTCTCACTGAGAGATGGAAGTCAGGTGGACAGTGTGACTGTGGTGGGTGGGATATTGGATGTCCTATAAAAGTATTGAACAATAACTCTATCTGTTCACTTGTTTTGCCCAAGGCTAAGGTCGAAGGGGATTGCAAGTCATTTGAATTGTTTACAGAG GATGTAAAGCACAGTGAACCCACTCTCAAAGTGTTGAATGTGAGCAAAGACATGTATGCCGTTAAATCTGGATCAACTCTATCAGCTCTGCAGTCTTTCGCCATAGCAGTTGCGATGATCCATTCACAGACACCAGATCTATATCCAAATCTGTAA
- the LOC103982650 gene encoding uncharacterized protein LOC103982650 isoform X2 — MAGDGFKVKLHVYDLSQGLARQLSATFLGKAIEAVWHTGLVVYGKEYYFSGGIQHDPAGKTPYGNPVRIVDLGVTHVPEEVFEEYLQEISPRYTGATYSLLSHNCNNFSNEVAQFLVDTTIPDYILRLPNEVMSSPMGALILPMIQQLETTLKSGTVPQAPQFASAAAVAVMPAAPSAVTSSPTTTDASVQATGKDVNSGISPAKVPDNGNVVPPAVQPASARGEENSLVAGDPLGEARNMVQEEIAREFTAIMATGTLRASEAAALAARRVMERHGLVNAPMQRG; from the exons ATGGCGGGG GATGGGTTTAAGGTCAAGTTACATGTATACGATCTTAGCCAAGGACTTGCTAGGCAGCTTTCGGCGACATTTTTGGGAAAGGCCATTGAAGCTGTTTG GCACACTGGTCTCGTAGTCTACGGAAAGGAATACTACTTCTCAGGAGGCATTCAACACGATCCGGCCGGAAAGACCCCCTATGGAAATCCAGTCCGGATTGTGGATCTGGGGGTGACACATGTACCTGAGGAAGTCTTCGAGGAGTACCTGCAGGAGATCAGTCCACGATATACGGGTGCCACCTACAGCCTTCTCAGTCACAATTGCAACAACTTTAGCAATGAGGTAGCACAGTTCCTTGTGGACACCACAATCCCAGACTACATCCTCCGGTTACCCAATGAAGTCATGAGCAGCCCAATGGGAGCATTGATCC TTCCTATGATTCAGCAACTAGAAACAACTTTGAAGTCGGGCACTGTACCTCAAGCCCCTCAGTTCGCTTCTGCCGCTGCTGTCGCTGTGATGCCTGCTGCACCTAGTGCTGTTACTTCAAGCCCAACCACGACGGATGCCTCTGTACAAGCCACCGGCAAAGATGTCAATTCTGGGATTTCACCAGCTAAGGTTCCTGACAACGGAAATGTGGTTCCACCTGCTGTTCAACCAGCTTCAGCAAGAGGGGAGGAGAATTCTCTGGTGGCAGGCGATCCCCTGGGCGAGGCTCGCAACATGGTCCAGGAAGAGATCGCAAGGGAATTTACTGCGATCATGGCAACTGGGACACTTCGTGCAAGCGAGGCTGCTGCCCTGGCGGCGAGGAGGGTTATGGAAAGACATGGACTGGTAAATGCGCCAATGCAGCGAGGATAG
- the LOC135670209 gene encoding probable inositol transporter 2 translates to MEGGVHKADKTEFKECFNLTWKQPYILRLAFSAGIGGLLFGYDTGVISGALLYIRDDFKSVDRSTVLQETIVSMAVAGAIIGAGFGGWLNDRFGRRPSIILADLLFFVGAIIMAAAPIPGILILGRIFVGFGVGMASMTSPLYISEASPARIRGALVSTNGLLITGGQFLSYLINLAFTKAPGTWRWMLGVAAVPALVQFLLMLSLPESPRWLYRKERKEEAVDILRRIYPAEEVEAEIEALRLSVEAEIAEEGSIGEYSLPGKLRKALSSVAVRRGLVAGILCQVAQQFVGINTVMYYSPTIVQLAGFASNSTALALSLITSGLNALGSIVSIYFVDRAGRRRLLLLSLIGIVTCLALLSGVFFGVTKHSPAVSKEETQLFGNYTCPAFNPTSGMEWTCMDCMRATSECGFCAHGGNKLLPGACLWSDSTVRDACHANHREWYTRGCPSNFGWLALVALGAYIVSYSPGMGTVPWIVNSEIYPLRYRGLCGGLAAVANWVSNLIVTQTFLSLTEALGTAPTFLLFCGISAVAFVFIFLLVPETKGLSFEEVEKMLESNDYKAWRVARAQESKDHNT, encoded by the exons ATGGAAGGTGGTGTTCACAAAGCAGATAAAACTGAATTTAAGGAATGCTTTAATTTGACATGGAAGCAGCCATATATCCTTCGTCTGGCATTTTCTGCTGGCATTGGTGGTCTGCTTTTTGGTTATGATACAG GTGTTATCTCCGGAGCACTTCTTTACATCAGAGATGACTTCAAATCAGTTGACAGGAGCACTGTGCTGCAG GAAACCATTGTGAGCATGGCTGTAGCTGGAGCTATAATAGGAGCTGGATTCGGTGGATGGTTGAATGACAGATTTGGAAGAAGACCTTCAATTATATTGGCTGATTTGTTGTTCTTCGTTGGTGCTATAATAATGGCTGCCGCACCAATTCCTGGAATTTTAATTCTTGGGAGGATCTTTGTGGGATTTGGAGTTGGGATGGCTTCTATGACCTCTCCACTGTACATTTCTGAGGCTTCTCCTGCAAGAATTAGAGGTGCTCTTGTTAGCACTAACGGGCTACTGATAACAGGAGGACAATTTTTGTCTTACCTTATAAATCTGGCATTCACCAAG GCACCTGGTACTTGGCGATGGATGCTTGGGGTTGCAGCAGTTCCAGCACTTGTTCAATTTTTGTTAATGTTGTCCCTTCCTGAGTCACCTAGATGGCTGTATAGAAAG GAAAGGAAAGAAGAAGCTGTAGACATCTTGAGAAGGATATACCCTGCTGAGGAGGTTGAAGCAGAAATTGAGGCTCTACGACTATCAGTTGAAGCTGAAATTGCTGAGGAAGGTTCGATCGGAGAATATAGTTTACCTGGTAAGTTAAGGAAGGCATTGAGCAGTGTAGCTGTCCGGAGAGGACTCGTTGCAGGCATTCTCTGTCAGGTTGCTCAACAGTTTGTGGGTATCAATACCGTTATGTATTACAGTCCCACTATTGTTCAGTTGGCTGGCTTTGCTTCTAACAGTACTGCCTTAGCACTTTCTCTAATAACCTCTGGGCTCAATGCCCTTGGATCCATAGTCAGCATCTACTTTGTTGACAGAGCTGGGAGGAGAAGGTTGCTACTTCTCAGTTTGATTGGTATCGTAACCTGTCTTGCTTTACTTAGTGGTGTGTTCTTTGGAGTAACAAAACACTCGCCAGCTGTTAGCAAAGAGGAAACTCAACTATTCGGCAATTACACATGTCCTGCTTTCAACCCAACCTCAGGCATGGAATGGACGTGTATGGATTGCATGAGAGCAACTTCTGAGTGTGGCTTTTGTGCTCATGGAGGGAATAAA CTTCTTCCCGGAGCATGCTTGTGGTCAGATTCTACAGTTAGAGATGCTTGTCACGCCAATCATCGTGAGTGGTATACTCGAGGATGCCCAAGCAACTTTGGATGGTTGGCTCTCGTCGCTCTCGGAGCATACATTGTATCTTACTCTCCTGGTATGGGCACTGTCCCCTGGATTGTCAATTCGGAGATATACCCCTTACGATACCGAGGACTCTGTGGGGGGTTGGCCGCAGTAGCTAATTGGGTCTCCAATCTGATCGTCACGCAAACCTTTCTGAGCTTGACGGAGGCTTTAGGAACTGCTCCCACCTTCCTCTTGTTCTGTGGCATTTCTGCTGTTGCCTTTGTGTTTATCTTTTTACTTGTACCGGAAACCAAGGGTTTGTCATTCGAAGAAGTGGAGAAGATGCTGGAAAGCAATGATTATAAGGCATGGCGTGTAGCAAGGGCTCAGGAAAGCAAAGACCATAATACATGA